A part of Dysgonomonadaceae bacterium zrk40 genomic DNA contains:
- a CDS encoding heavy-metal-associated domain-containing protein, with the protein MTRLSVPDMSCGHCTAAIEKAIKAIDPTARVSCDLGAHIVEVESFLSERAVSEAIRDAGYDAKTPAAT; encoded by the coding sequence ATGACCAGATTGAGCGTACCGGACATGAGCTGCGGGCACTGCACCGCTGCAATCGAGAAGGCGATCAAGGCAATTGATCCAACCGCCAGGGTTTCCTGTGACCTTGGGGCGCATATTGTCGAGGTGGAGAGCTTTCTAAGCGAGCGGGCCGTGTCCGAAGCAATTCGCGATGCCGGCTATGATGCAAAAACACCGGCAGCGACCTGA
- a CDS encoding copper-translocating P-type ATPase — protein MPDSQTLRLSVQNMSCASCIGRVERTLSALPGVDDVHVNLANETAQAQIDAPERISDVMTALDEAGYPARTQDVRLNVASMSCASCVGRVDKALAAVPGVLEVNVNLASETATVTYAEGAVELADLLKAAEDAGYPAEPAEDTASEDRSARKDSEAKAMARKTALAAAFALPVFLLEMGAHVVPGAHDLIGRTIGHQTSWMIQFVLTTIVLAWPGRAFYTRGFPALFKGAPDMNSLVAVGTSAAYLFSLVALFAPALLPEGSRAVYFEAAAVIVVLILLGRWMEARAKGRTGAAIQKLLGLQARTARVLVDGEAQDVAIERIRAGDILVVRPGERIAVDGEVTDGSAHVDESMITGEPVPVAKGTGDPVTGGTVNGTGAFQFRATRVGADTTLAQIIRMVEQAQGAKLPIQGMVDRITLWFVPAVMAFAALTVLVWLVVGPSPALSYALVAGVSVLIIACPCAMGLATPTSIMVGTGRAAEMGVLFRKGDALQQLSGIGVVAVDKTGTVTEGRPELTDMVLSGGFVRTEVLALVAAVEAQSEHPIADAIVRAARAENVARHEVESFESITGHGVRAHVAGRDVLVGADRLMTREGLELGALAEAETRLAEQGRTALFAAIDGRVAAVIAVADPVKPSSAAAIGALHDLGLKIAMITGDKRETAEAIARETGIDQVIAGVLPDGKVAALDDLRKGGRQVAFVGDGINDAPALAHADVGIAIGTGTDVAIESADVVLMSGDLRGVVNAYQVSTRTMRNIRQNLFWAFGYNVALIPVAAGVLYPLFGLLLSPVLAAGAMALSSVFVLTNALRLRRVSPAMDETRSVRPAANLYPAPAE, from the coding sequence ATGCCCGATTCGCAAACCCTTCGGCTTTCCGTGCAGAACATGTCTTGCGCTTCATGTATCGGACGGGTCGAGCGGACCCTGTCCGCGCTGCCGGGCGTCGATGACGTCCATGTGAACCTCGCCAATGAGACCGCGCAGGCGCAGATCGATGCGCCCGAGCGGATCTCCGACGTCATGACAGCGCTGGATGAGGCGGGTTATCCGGCACGGACCCAGGATGTGCGTCTGAACGTGGCGTCGATGTCCTGCGCCTCCTGCGTGGGGCGCGTGGACAAGGCGCTGGCGGCGGTACCCGGTGTGCTGGAGGTCAACGTCAACCTCGCCTCGGAAACCGCGACCGTGACCTATGCCGAAGGGGCGGTGGAGCTTGCGGATTTGCTGAAGGCGGCCGAGGACGCAGGCTACCCTGCGGAGCCCGCAGAGGACACCGCCTCGGAGGATCGCAGCGCCCGCAAGGACAGCGAGGCCAAGGCGATGGCGCGAAAAACCGCGCTGGCCGCCGCCTTTGCCCTTCCCGTCTTCCTTCTGGAAATGGGCGCACATGTCGTGCCGGGTGCGCATGACCTGATCGGGCGCACCATCGGCCATCAGACAAGCTGGATGATCCAGTTCGTGCTGACCACCATCGTGCTGGCCTGGCCGGGGCGTGCCTTCTACACCAGGGGCTTCCCGGCGCTCTTCAAGGGCGCGCCGGACATGAACAGCCTCGTCGCGGTCGGCACCTCGGCGGCCTATCTCTTTTCGCTGGTGGCCCTCTTCGCGCCCGCACTGCTGCCCGAAGGCTCGCGCGCCGTCTATTTCGAGGCGGCGGCGGTGATCGTGGTGCTGATCCTGCTGGGCCGCTGGATGGAGGCGCGCGCCAAGGGCCGCACCGGCGCCGCGATCCAGAAACTGCTGGGGCTTCAGGCGCGCACCGCGCGGGTTCTCGTTGACGGTGAGGCGCAGGACGTGGCGATCGAGAGGATCCGCGCGGGCGACATCCTCGTCGTGCGTCCCGGCGAGCGGATTGCAGTGGACGGAGAAGTGACCGACGGCAGCGCCCATGTCGATGAAAGCATGATTACCGGCGAGCCGGTGCCGGTGGCCAAGGGCACCGGCGATCCGGTCACGGGCGGCACGGTCAATGGCACCGGCGCCTTCCAGTTCCGCGCCACGCGCGTCGGCGCCGATACCACGCTGGCGCAGATCATCCGCATGGTCGAACAGGCGCAGGGCGCCAAGCTGCCGATCCAGGGCATGGTCGACCGGATCACGCTGTGGTTCGTGCCTGCGGTGATGGCCTTCGCGGCGCTGACGGTTCTGGTCTGGCTGGTCGTCGGCCCCTCGCCCGCGCTGTCCTATGCGCTGGTGGCCGGGGTGTCGGTGCTGATCATCGCCTGCCCCTGCGCGATGGGTCTGGCCACGCCGACCTCGATCATGGTCGGCACCGGACGGGCCGCCGAGATGGGCGTGCTGTTTCGGAAGGGAGACGCGCTGCAGCAATTGTCCGGCATCGGCGTCGTGGCCGTCGACAAGACCGGCACCGTCACCGAAGGCCGTCCGGAGCTGACCGACATGGTGCTGTCGGGCGGGTTCGTCCGGACCGAAGTTCTGGCACTGGTCGCTGCGGTCGAGGCGCAGTCGGAACATCCCATTGCCGATGCCATCGTCCGCGCGGCCCGGGCCGAAAACGTGGCGCGGCATGAGGTGGAGAGCTTCGAGTCGATTACCGGCCACGGCGTCCGCGCGCATGTCGCCGGGCGCGATGTCCTGGTCGGGGCCGACCGGCTGATGACCCGCGAAGGGTTGGAACTTGGTGCCCTCGCCGAGGCGGAAACGCGCCTCGCCGAACAGGGGCGCACCGCGCTCTTTGCCGCCATCGACGGGCGGGTGGCCGCGGTGATCGCGGTGGCTGACCCGGTGAAGCCTTCCAGCGCGGCGGCCATCGGTGCGCTGCACGATCTGGGACTGAAGATCGCCATGATCACCGGCGACAAGCGCGAGACGGCGGAGGCGATTGCAAGGGAAACCGGTATCGACCAGGTGATCGCGGGCGTTCTGCCCGATGGCAAGGTCGCGGCGCTGGACGATCTGCGGAAAGGCGGGCGGCAGGTGGCCTTCGTCGGCGACGGCATCAACGACGCGCCGGCGCTTGCGCATGCGGATGTGGGCATCGCCATCGGCACCGGAACCGATGTGGCGATTGAGTCGGCCGATGTGGTGCTGATGTCGGGCGATCTGCGCGGCGTGGTGAATGCCTATCAGGTGTCCACCCGCACCATGCGCAATATCCGCCAGAACCTGTTCTGGGCCTTTGGCTATAACGTGGCGCTGATCCCGGTGGCGGCGGGTGTGCTCTATCCACTGTTCGGCCTGTTGCTGTCGCCGGTTCTGGCCGCGGGCGCGATGGCGCTGTCCTCGGTCTTCGTGCTGACCAACGCGCTCAGGCTCCGCCGTGTGTCCCCCGCAATGGACGAGACGAGGTCGGTCCGCCCGGCCGCCAACCTTTACCCCGCCCCTGCCGAATAA